A genomic stretch from uncultured Methanobrevibacter sp. includes:
- a CDS encoding beta-CASP ribonuclease aCPSF1, whose protein sequence is MASNVLEEIKQKITKKLPDEVQLANIEFEGPEVVIYTKNPDIVADNGDLIRNLAKELRKRIIIRSDKSVLLPYEETIQKVEEIVPEDAEISNITFDEVTNEVVIEATKPGLVIGKYGVTSREIVRKTGWAPKILRSPPIRSEIIDRIRNTLMHNSKERKKILQTLGARIHQGGKYDNDWTRLTAMGGFKEVGRSCMLLQTPNSRVLLDCGVNVAGQDEKSSFPMLGVPEFSIQDLDAVVVSHAHLDHCGFIPYLYHYGYEGPVYCTSATRDLMTLLQLDYIDIAHRENNPLPFNVKHVQKMIKHTITLDYGVVTDISPDIKLTLHNAGHILGSAMCHFHIGDGAHNLLYTGDFKYERSRLLEPATTRFPRVESCIMESTYGGHEDVTPSRNNAEKELMKTIYKTLKRGGKVLVPVFAVGRAQELMIVLEEYMRHGMVEEVPIHLDGMIWEATAVHTARPEYLSKDLRDQIFHMGRNPFIAESFNKVQNNAERKQIVEGEPSIILSTSGMMTGGNSVEYFKWLCEDKNNSIVFVGYQSEGSLGRKIQKGHKEIPLEDETGKKRIYNVKMDVKTIEGFSGHSNRRQLMEFAKRLHPRPDKIITCHGDPYKTVDLASSIHRSYKVETKTPLILEATRLQ, encoded by the coding sequence ATGGCTTCAAACGTTTTAGAAGAAATCAAACAAAAAATTACAAAAAAACTACCTGATGAAGTTCAATTAGCTAATATTGAATTTGAAGGTCCTGAGGTTGTTATTTATACAAAAAACCCAGACATTGTAGCAGACAATGGGGACTTAATCAGAAACTTGGCAAAAGAACTTAGAAAAAGAATCATAATCAGATCAGACAAATCAGTTTTATTACCATACGAAGAAACTATTCAAAAAGTCGAAGAGATCGTTCCAGAAGATGCTGAAATCAGTAACATCACCTTTGATGAAGTTACCAACGAAGTGGTTATAGAAGCTACCAAACCTGGACTTGTAATTGGAAAATATGGAGTGACCTCAAGGGAAATCGTTAGAAAAACCGGATGGGCTCCAAAGATTTTAAGAAGTCCTCCAATCCGATCTGAAATTATCGATAGAATCAGAAATACCTTGATGCACAACAGTAAGGAAAGAAAGAAAATCTTGCAGACTTTAGGTGCAAGAATCCACCAAGGCGGAAAATATGATAATGATTGGACCAGATTAACCGCTATGGGAGGATTTAAAGAGGTAGGGCGTTCCTGCATGTTACTTCAAACTCCAAACAGTAGAGTGTTGCTTGATTGTGGAGTAAACGTAGCAGGGCAAGATGAAAAAAGTTCATTCCCAATGCTTGGAGTTCCTGAGTTTTCAATTCAAGACCTTGATGCAGTTGTAGTGTCTCACGCTCACTTGGACCACTGTGGATTCATTCCTTACCTTTACCACTATGGATACGAAGGTCCTGTATACTGTACCTCTGCAACAAGAGACTTGATGACCTTATTGCAATTGGATTACATTGACATTGCACATAGGGAAAACAACCCACTTCCATTTAATGTAAAGCATGTGCAAAAGATGATCAAGCACACAATCACTCTTGACTATGGAGTAGTAACAGATATATCTCCAGACATCAAATTGACCTTGCATAATGCAGGTCACATTTTAGGTTCCGCTATGTGCCACTTCCACATTGGTGACGGTGCACATAACTTGCTCTACACTGGAGACTTCAAATACGAAAGAAGCAGACTCTTGGAACCTGCAACCACAAGATTCCCTAGAGTGGAAAGCTGCATTATGGAAAGTACATATGGTGGACACGAAGATGTTACCCCATCAAGAAACAATGCAGAAAAAGAATTGATGAAGACCATCTACAAAACATTAAAACGTGGCGGAAAAGTATTGGTTCCTGTATTTGCAGTAGGAAGAGCACAAGAATTGATGATTGTGCTTGAAGAGTACATGCGCCATGGAATGGTTGAAGAAGTGCCAATCCATCTTGATGGTATGATCTGGGAAGCAACTGCAGTGCACACTGCAAGACCTGAATACTTAAGCAAAGACTTAAGGGATCAAATTTTCCATATGGGAAGAAATCCATTTATTGCAGAATCATTCAATAAGGTTCAAAACAATGCTGAAAGAAAACAGATTGTAGAAGGAGAACCATCAATTATCCTTTCAACATCTGGTATGATGACTGGTGGAAACTCTGTTGAGTACTTCAAATGGTTATGTGAAGACAAGAACAATTCCATTGTTTTCGTAGGTTACCAATCAGAAGGATCCCTTGGTAGAAAAATCCAAAAAGGACACAAGGAAATCCCATTGGAAGATGAAACAGGTAAAAAAAGAATCTACAATGTTAAAATGGATGTTAAAACCATTGAAGGATTCAGTGGTCACTCCAACAGAAGACAATTGATGGAATTTGCAAAAAGATTGCACCCAAGACCGGATAAGATCATCACTTGTCACGGAG
- the psmB gene encoding archaeal proteasome endopeptidase complex subunit beta — MADKNTFEGTTTVGITCKDGVVFASERRASMGNLVAHKVAEKIFKIDNHIAATIAGSVADAQSLMKIISAETALYRLRNGKDISLEAAAAVSSNILHSSPAYVQTLIGGVDDTGASIYSLDAAGGMIKDTFISTGSGSTFAYGVLEDRFHEDITVEEAKELALRAIKAATERDTYSGNGFLVAEVTKDGYKMLEKEEVESIIEKINS; from the coding sequence ATGGCTGATAAAAACACATTTGAAGGTACCACTACTGTCGGTATTACCTGTAAAGATGGTGTTGTATTTGCAAGCGAAAGAAGAGCAAGTATGGGAAACCTTGTTGCTCACAAAGTAGCTGAAAAAATATTCAAAATTGACAATCACATTGCAGCAACAATTGCAGGATCTGTTGCAGATGCACAAAGCTTAATGAAAATCATTAGCGCTGAAACTGCATTATACAGATTAAGAAATGGTAAAGACATTAGCTTAGAAGCTGCTGCAGCTGTAAGTTCTAACATATTACACTCCTCACCAGCATATGTACAAACTCTTATCGGAGGAGTAGATGACACTGGTGCATCAATATATTCTTTAGATGCAGCAGGAGGTATGATTAAGGATACTTTCATTTCTACCGGTTCCGGTTCTACATTTGCATATGGTGTTCTTGAAGACAGATTCCACGAAGACATCACTGTAGAAGAAGCTAAAGAATTAGCTTTAAGAGCTATCAAAGCTGCTACAGAAAGAGACACTTACTCTGGAAATGGCTTCTTAGTAGCTGAAGTTACTAAAGACGGATACAAGATGTTAGAAAAAGAAGAAGTTGAATCTATTATTGAAAAAATTAATAGCTAA